In Vicia villosa cultivar HV-30 ecotype Madison, WI linkage group LG7, Vvil1.0, whole genome shotgun sequence, the DNA window TGATCAGTGCCACTAAAACGGATGGTTTGTTTCTATATCTTCCACAAAAAGAAACCTTCAATCATTCAACTCACTGTTCATCTTTAATGTTCCATATCTATATAGAGAACTTTTTTTATGGACAAATATCTAAATATATCTATACTTTTAGAATGACCACACAATTATTTAATATGCTTCCAAACTAACTTGCCCCACCATATCCTTGGTGTTAGAATTgacaaatatatttattatttaatatattatattatacttacataataataataataataataataataataataataataataataataataataataataataataatatactgtATCCTATTTTCATACAAGTGGTATTTATGTCGCGGATTTATATTGTCGTTTCTATACAGCTATCAACTGAGTTGGTTTCTATATCatatttttatatcatatttattaaatttatttttggaattttatttGTGTGATTTAAATTTGTAGCTGGTGGAAAGGGAGAAGTTGGAAAGGAGGCGTTTTTGAGCAGTCATCTGCCTCGGTTACCAACATTGGGAGCAAGACAAGATGCATTCagtatttattttgaatatgatGCTAATTTTGGAATTCCTGGAGCTTTTTACATAAGAAACTACACTTCAGCTGAGTTCTTCCTTGTCAGTGTAACTCTTGAAGACATTCCTAACCGTGGATCTGTTCAGTTTGTTTGTAACTCATGGATTTACAATTTCAGAAGTTACAATAAGGACAGAATCTTCTTCACCAATGATGTAAGATTTGAATTCTAAATTAAGAATATAAACAACAGATAAGCGGACAACAAATTGTGCTACTATTTAATATGTTAAAATTATTGTTACAGACTTATCTTCCAAGTCAAACACCAGCTGCATTGACTCACTTTAGAAAAGAAGAGTTGCTGAATCTAAGAGGAGATGGAACTGGTGAACGCAAGGTTTATGATAGGATATATGATTATGATGTATATAATGATCTTGGAAATCCTGATTACGGCGACAAATTTGTTCGTCCGGTGCTCGGAGGGTCTAGCACTTATCCGTATCCTCGTAGGGTTAGGAGCGGCAGAAAATCAACCAGAAGAGGTTAGTTTTATATCTTATAATATTGATTTGAccaatgaaaatgttagttttataattttatattcatTGAATAATTGATGTATTTGATAATCGTAATACTAAGTGTACACTTTTATATAACAATGGCTGTGTAGCATGATGTGTCTGACATATTGATGGTTTTGGTTCTCGACAGACCCTAAGAGCGAAAAACCTGGTGAGATTTATGTTCCGAGAGATGAAAATTTTGGTCACTTGAAGTCATCGGACTTTCTTATGTATGGAATAAAATCGATTTCCCAAACTGTCATGCCTTTGCTTAAATCTGTGATTTGTGATGAGTTCGGTAGCTTCGATGAAGTGCGTGGACTTTTCGAAGGTGGGATTAAGCTTCCTACTGATATACTTAGCCAAATCGCCCCCTTACCGGCTCTTAAGGAAATCTTGCGCACAGATGGTGAACAAGTCCTCAAGTTTCCACCACCTCATGTAATCAAAGGTACATTGTTCATCTTAATCGCACTAATTATAGATAAAATGTTCCTCGCATTCGTATATTTTTAGCTTACATTAATATTAGTTTCATGTTaagcaacattagaaaatttgTTTGTTACAGTTAGCAAGTCTGCATGGATGACTGATGAAGAATTTGGGAGAGAGATGGTTGCTGGTGTAAACCCTTGTGTGATCCGTCTTCTTCAAGTAAGTACCGAATTAATTCTTACTATTAGCCGAGATATCTATTTTGTTGTCAATTgccaaatatttatatatttctttgCATCGAAATGTTCTTTGATATGGCAGGAGTTCCCTCTGAAAAGTACTCTAGATACCGTTGTATACGGTGATCAATCTAGTACAATAACGAAAGAGCAGTTAGAGACTAACCTTGGTGAGCTCACAGTAGAACAGGCACTTAACGGAAAGAGATTATTCGTCTTAGATTACCATGATGCTTTCATGCCGTATTTGGAGAGGATTAACATAAATGCAAAGGCTTATGCCACTAGGACAATCTTGTTCTTGAAAGACGATGGAACTTTGAAGCCAATAGCCATTGAATTGAGTGTGCCACACTCAAATGGGGTTCAATATGGTGCTGAAAGCAAAGTAATTTTGCCTGCAGAAGACGGCAGTGTCGAAAGTACAATTTGGCTATTGGCCAAGGCTCATGTAATTGTAAATGATTCATGCTATCATCAACTCATGAGCCATTGGTATGAAATTGAACTCTGCTAAGTTATATCTTCAAAAATAACTTtagtatatgcaaatgtatgacatgattattaataaaaaaattacggTGTTGCAGGTTGAATACTCATGCGGTGATGGAACCGTTTATCATAGCAACAAACAGACATCTAAGTGTGCTTCACCCGATTAATAAGCTTTTATATCCTCACTTCCGTGACACAATAAATATCAATGGACAAGCTCGACAAGCTCTAATCAATGCCGAAGGCATTATTGAACAAACATTTCTACCTGGACCAAGTTCCGTTGAGATTTCTTCGGCAGTTTACAAGAATTGGGTTTTCACTGATCAAGCGTTACCTGCCGATCTTATCAAGAGGTAGTGTTTTTTTTTGCCAAAACACATAATCCAAAAAATTAGGAGAAATTTGTTAATTGTTATTGTTAACAAATTGTTTGCTTGACTCAGAGGATTAGCTGTCGAGGACCCGTCTTCCCCCCATGGACTTCGTCTTGCGATAGAAGACTACCCTTATGCTGTAGATGGGCTAGAAATATGGGATGCTATCAAGGCATGGGTCCAAGAGTACGTCTCGTTGTATTATCCAACCGATGAAGCAGTGCAAAAGGACACTGAAATACAACCTTGGTGGAAGGAAGCTGTAGAAAAGGGTCACGGTGACTTGAAAGACAAGCCATGGTGGCCCAAGATGCAAACTATTCAAGACTTGGTTCAATCTTGCTCCATTATCATATGGACCGCTTCTGCTCTTCACGCAGCTGTTAACTTTGGACAATATCCTTACGGAGGATATATCCTCAACCGTCCAACTAATAGCCGAAGATTCATCCCAGAGAAAGGAACTCCAGAATACGCCGAGATGGAAAAAAGTCCTCAAAAGGCGTATCTGAAAACAATTACATCTAAATACCAGACTCTCATTGATCTTTCCGTGATTGAAATCTTGTCAAGGCATGCTTCTGATGAAGTGTACCTTGGCGAGAGGGATAGCAAGTATTGGACATCTGATTCAAGGGCGGTTCAAGCCTTCACAAAGTTTGGAACCAAACTCGCTGAAATTGAAGGGAAAATCCATAGCAGGAACAAAGACTCTAGTTTGAAGAACCGCTACGGACCGGTGCAACTGCCCTACAGTTTGCTCGTTGGAAAAAGTGAGGAAGGGTTAACCTTCAAAGGAATTCCCAACAGTATCTCTATTTGAAGAATTTGTGTGGTTTTCTTATCTTTTAATGCACTTGTGCTTTCCAATAAATAACATTGATGATGTGATGAATGTATCAGTATGTTTATGATTATTGTCTGTGTTTTTGTACTTCTACCACTATTGTATCTGTGTGCTCTTTGAAATATAATAATGTGTGTGAACTTTGCACTATGTTTTGCTCTTTCTTCTTTCAACTACACCAATTGCATTTGTTAATTTGCATAGAATCTCAAGTTTCTGAATGTATAAGATTAAAATTAACACAGCATTgtgatgattatgatgattatACCTTTCAAATATAAAAGTGTTAATATGACAAGTAAATAAAAAGTTGAAAAACACTAGAAGTTGAAACACTAGTGTGAGAACTCCCCTCACGTGCCTTGCTATTCATTAGGGCTGTAAAAAGCCAAAATCTTTTAAGAAAGATGTTTATTTAACTGCAATATTTTCATGGAATTCAATTTCAACCATAATATTTTAGGTTGGATTGTGAGTAGTTAGATACACATGGTTATGATTATGAATGACCTAAGTGTTGAGTGGTGTTAATTATATACCTAATATTATAGTCACTCTCTTGTGGTCTGGAGCATTTTCCTTATTGCTTTATGCGCTCTTTCAAACTCTTTAACAAATGATATTATAGTCATGACTTAACTTGGTGAAGGATTATTCCCTATATCATAGTCATGGTATGAATTGGTGAAGGATTTGGAGTAAAGCATGATGTTGAATTATGTCTTAGAATGTGACAGACTCACAATTAAGAAAAAGATTTGATAGGCTACAATGAGTTAAACATTGAATATATAAGAAGTGACCAAAATACTTGATGCCATAAGGTTTAGTGTTAGAAATGCG includes these proteins:
- the LOC131616238 gene encoding seed linoleate 9S-lipoxygenase-like, with the protein product MFGILNTNKSQKIKGTVVLMPKNVLDFNAITSIPKGSVLDAPGKIIGGVTGIVGGVIDTATAFLGRNVSIQLISATKTDAGGKGEVGKEAFLSSHLPRLPTLGARQDAFSIYFEYDANFGIPGAFYIRNYTSAEFFLVSVTLEDIPNRGSVQFVCNSWIYNFRSYNKDRIFFTNDTYLPSQTPAALTHFRKEELLNLRGDGTGERKVYDRIYDYDVYNDLGNPDYGDKFVRPVLGGSSTYPYPRRVRSGRKSTRRDPKSEKPGEIYVPRDENFGHLKSSDFLMYGIKSISQTVMPLLKSVICDEFGSFDEVRGLFEGGIKLPTDILSQIAPLPALKEILRTDGEQVLKFPPPHVIKVSKSAWMTDEEFGREMVAGVNPCVIRLLQEFPLKSTLDTVVYGDQSSTITKEQLETNLGELTVEQALNGKRLFVLDYHDAFMPYLERININAKAYATRTILFLKDDGTLKPIAIELSVPHSNGVQYGAESKVILPAEDGSVESTIWLLAKAHVIVNDSCYHQLMSHWLNTHAVMEPFIIATNRHLSVLHPINKLLYPHFRDTININGQARQALINAEGIIEQTFLPGPSSVEISSAVYKNWVFTDQALPADLIKRGLAVEDPSSPHGLRLAIEDYPYAVDGLEIWDAIKAWVQEYVSLYYPTDEAVQKDTEIQPWWKEAVEKGHGDLKDKPWWPKMQTIQDLVQSCSIIIWTASALHAAVNFGQYPYGGYILNRPTNSRRFIPEKGTPEYAEMEKSPQKAYLKTITSKYQTLIDLSVIEILSRHASDEVYLGERDSKYWTSDSRAVQAFTKFGTKLAEIEGKIHSRNKDSSLKNRYGPVQLPYSLLVGKSEEGLTFKGIPNSISI